The Candidatus Methylomirabilota bacterium genome includes a region encoding these proteins:
- a CDS encoding chlorite dismutase family protein yields METSPPGRYFLYTLFRASPAYFQLTKEEKARAIGDYLARVEEFRGPITVRPYSTLGLRHDADFLLWLISRDLGPIQTFLEGLRKSALAPYLENRYTFLAVTRESMYVKEHKGEPHVETLPSGAAEYLFVYPFVKTREWYLLPLAERQRIMTQHIRIGHEFPGIRINTSYSFGLDDQDFVVSFEGNDPKEFVTLVMRLRESEASRYTERDTPIFTCAKRPLEE; encoded by the coding sequence GTGGAAACGTCGCCGCCCGGCCGCTACTTCCTCTACACGCTCTTCCGGGCCAGCCCGGCCTATTTCCAGCTCACCAAGGAGGAGAAGGCCCGGGCGATCGGCGATTACCTGGCTCGCGTCGAGGAGTTCCGCGGCCCGATCACGGTCCGCCCCTACTCGACCCTCGGGCTGCGTCACGACGCGGATTTCCTGCTGTGGCTCATCTCGCGCGACCTCGGGCCCATCCAGACGTTCCTCGAGGGGCTGCGCAAGAGCGCGCTGGCGCCGTACCTCGAGAACCGCTACACGTTCCTGGCCGTGACCCGGGAGTCCATGTACGTGAAGGAGCACAAGGGCGAGCCGCACGTCGAGACGCTCCCGTCCGGCGCCGCCGAATACCTGTTCGTCTATCCGTTCGTCAAGACGCGCGAGTGGTACCTCCTCCCGCTGGCGGAACGGCAACGCATCATGACGCAGCACATCCGCATCGGCCACGAGTTCCCCGGGATCCGCATCAACACCTCCTATTCCTTCGGGCTCGACGACCAGGACTTCGTCGTGTCGTTCGAGGGGAATGACCCCAAGGAGTTCGTCACGCTCGTCATGCGGCTCCGCGAGTCGGAGGCGAGCCGGTACACGGAGCGCGACACGCCGATCTTCACCTGCGCGAAGAGGCCACTCGAGGAG